A genomic window from Roseofilum casamattae BLCC-M143 includes:
- the hpnH gene encoding adenosyl-hopene transferase HpnH, with translation MAIALQQAIEVGKYLVTQRLLGRKKFPLVLMLEPLFRCNLACSGCGKIQHPKEILKQNLTPEQCFAAVEECGAPVVSIPGGEPLLHPQIGEIVKGLVDRRKFVYLCTNGILLEKNLHRFQPSPYLNFSVHLDGLQETHDRCVDRDGVFQVAVQAIRAAKAKGFRVTTNTTVFEGANPQEVQEFFDFLATLKVDGMMVSPGYSYAWAPDQDHFLQREQTKALFREILSPFKLGKKNWEFNHNPLFLDFLTGEKDYDCTPWGSPSYSVLGWQKPCYLLNEGYYDSFQELLDNTNWENYGHRSGNPKCTDCMVHCGYEPTAAVDALDPKNMGRSLGTLLGIAR, from the coding sequence ATGGCCATTGCCCTTCAACAAGCCATTGAAGTTGGAAAATATTTAGTCACCCAGCGCCTGCTCGGGCGAAAAAAATTCCCCCTCGTCTTAATGCTCGAACCGCTATTTCGCTGCAATCTCGCTTGTTCCGGCTGTGGAAAAATCCAGCATCCCAAAGAAATTCTCAAGCAAAATCTTACCCCAGAACAATGTTTTGCAGCAGTGGAAGAATGCGGCGCTCCCGTAGTTTCTATTCCTGGAGGAGAACCGCTTTTACACCCACAAATTGGAGAAATTGTCAAGGGATTAGTCGATCGCCGGAAGTTCGTCTATTTATGCACCAACGGCATCTTACTGGAAAAAAATCTGCATCGCTTCCAACCTTCTCCCTATCTCAACTTTAGCGTTCACTTAGATGGATTGCAAGAAACTCACGATCGCTGCGTAGATCGCGACGGTGTTTTTCAGGTTGCCGTGCAAGCCATTCGCGCTGCCAAAGCCAAAGGATTTCGCGTCACCACCAACACGACGGTATTTGAAGGCGCTAATCCCCAAGAGGTGCAAGAATTCTTTGATTTTTTGGCAACATTAAAGGTAGATGGCATGATGGTTTCACCGGGATATAGTTATGCCTGGGCACCAGACCAAGACCATTTCCTGCAACGGGAACAAACCAAAGCCTTATTCCGCGAAATTCTCTCGCCCTTTAAGTTAGGGAAAAAGAATTGGGAATTCAATCACAATCCTCTATTTTTGGATTTCCTGACCGGCGAAAAAGATTACGATTGTACTCCTTGGGGAAGTCCGAGTTACAGCGTTTTGGGTTGGCAAAAACCTTGCTATTTACTGAATGAAGGCTATTACGATAGTTTCCAAGAATTGCTCGACAATACCAACTGGGAAAACTACGGCCATCGCAGTGGAAATCCTAAATGTACCGATTGTATGGTGCATTGCGGATACGAACCTACGGCAGCGGTTGATGCTCTCGATCCGAAAAATATGGGTCGTTCTCTCGGAACATTATTAGGAATAGCTCGTTAA
- a CDS encoding AzlD domain-containing protein, whose product MTIVTYLPRLLPAWFLSTRTLPPAVQIWLRYVPISVIGAMLLPSLLLQEGSLQFNTDNLYLLGSIPTIAVAVISRSLFLTVLAGILFVTGLGLLFP is encoded by the coding sequence ATGACAATAGTGACTTATTTACCTAGACTTTTACCTGCCTGGTTTCTCTCAACCCGAACATTGCCCCCAGCCGTACAAATTTGGTTGCGCTACGTTCCTATTTCGGTTATCGGAGCAATGCTACTACCAAGTTTGCTGCTACAAGAAGGCAGCCTGCAGTTCAATACAGATAATCTTTACCTTCTCGGATCGATACCGACGATCGCTGTTGCGGTAATCTCTCGGAGCCTGTTTCTTACCGTACTTGCAGGAATATTATTTGTCACTGGACTGGGCCTGCTCTTTCCCTAG
- a CDS encoding indolepyruvate ferredoxin oxidoreductase subunit alpha yields the protein MPHTIVTEICEGIADCVGACPVDCIHPGPGKNQQGTDWYWIDFQTCIDCGVCLAVCPVEGAIVGEEKPELQKTPTV from the coding sequence GTGCCTCATACTATTGTTACCGAGATTTGTGAAGGAATTGCCGATTGTGTAGGGGCTTGTCCTGTTGATTGCATTCATCCCGGACCGGGCAAAAATCAACAAGGAACCGATTGGTATTGGATTGATTTCCAAACCTGTATTGATTGCGGAGTGTGCTTGGCAGTCTGCCCCGTTGAAGGAGCCATCGTGGGTGAAGAAAAACCCGAGTTGCAAAAAACACCGACTGTTTAA
- a CDS encoding AzlC family ABC transporter permease, giving the protein MSKRQADSLKAGFLQSTPIILGYIPVGIAFGVLSLNSGISPLNTLLMSAMVLGAASQLIAIQLLVLDISPIVIIATVFAINLRHMLFSSAIGPHLKGWRWYEIAFFTYGITDESFAIHAGKFEEKSLDKTEAITINAITHGVWILGTYLGIVIGPSLQKMNFLALDYALVAMFIALLAILTKTWLSMFIALLAGTIATLALLNGINHWNIILATVICSTLGLAIELWNKNKSSRSLSE; this is encoded by the coding sequence ATGAGCAAACGGCAAGCCGACTCTTTGAAAGCAGGTTTTCTTCAATCGACTCCAATCATTTTAGGTTACATTCCAGTTGGTATTGCTTTCGGAGTATTATCCCTCAATTCTGGGATATCACCTCTCAATACTTTGCTGATGAGTGCCATGGTTTTAGGGGCGGCATCTCAGCTTATCGCAATCCAATTACTGGTACTCGACATATCGCCCATAGTAATTATTGCCACAGTTTTCGCGATCAATTTGAGACATATGCTGTTTTCTTCCGCGATCGGGCCGCACCTCAAAGGTTGGAGGTGGTATGAAATTGCCTTTTTTACTTATGGAATTACCGATGAGTCTTTTGCCATTCATGCCGGAAAATTCGAGGAGAAATCCTTAGATAAAACTGAAGCCATTACGATAAATGCAATTACGCACGGAGTCTGGATTTTAGGAACCTATCTGGGTATTGTCATTGGACCTTCATTGCAAAAAATGAATTTCTTAGCCCTCGATTATGCTCTAGTGGCAATGTTTATTGCGCTTCTGGCAATCTTGACCAAGACATGGCTATCGATGTTTATTGCTCTTCTCGCAGGTACGATCGCAACGCTCGCTCTTTTAAATGGAATAAACCATTGGAATATTATTTTGGCAACCGTTATCTGTTCGACTCTAGGTTTAGCTATTGAACTATGGAACAAGAACAAATCTTCCAGGTCATTGTCGGAATGA
- a CDS encoding inositol monophosphatase family protein: MSVQSLSTYLDVATEAALAGGAVVMSYYGKLQDIRSKGRPGDVVTEADQASEAVVLDIIQRHFPDHCILAEESGERGDRQSPYLWAIDPLDGTTNYAHSYPNFSVSIGLLIDGVPQVGVVFDPHRQELFRAAKGLGATLNRKAIAPSATTQLSDSLLVTGFAYDRRETPDNNYAEFCYFTHLTQGVRRGGSAALDLAYVACGRLDGYWERGLSPWDITAGIVLVEEAGGKVTAYDGSPQDLGSGRLLATNSHLHPEMITQLARVSPYPEKMLPL, translated from the coding sequence ATGAGCGTCCAGTCACTGTCTACTTATCTCGATGTTGCGACAGAAGCTGCCCTAGCTGGCGGCGCCGTGGTAATGTCCTACTATGGAAAATTGCAAGATATTCGCTCCAAAGGCCGTCCTGGAGATGTGGTCACCGAAGCCGACCAAGCCTCAGAAGCGGTGGTTCTCGACATTATCCAGCGTCACTTTCCCGATCATTGCATATTAGCGGAAGAATCTGGAGAACGAGGCGATCGCCAAAGTCCCTACCTCTGGGCGATCGATCCTCTCGACGGCACCACCAACTATGCCCACAGTTATCCCAACTTCTCCGTCTCCATTGGCTTACTTATCGACGGAGTCCCTCAAGTTGGCGTCGTCTTCGATCCTCATCGTCAAGAACTCTTCCGCGCGGCGAAAGGACTGGGCGCTACCCTAAACCGGAAGGCGATCGCCCCATCTGCTACCACGCAACTGAGCGATAGCCTCTTGGTAACCGGTTTTGCTTACGATCGCCGGGAAACCCCCGATAATAATTATGCCGAATTCTGTTATTTCACCCACTTAACTCAAGGCGTTCGGCGCGGCGGTTCGGCCGCCCTGGACTTAGCCTACGTCGCTTGCGGGCGCTTAGATGGCTATTGGGAGAGAGGATTATCTCCCTGGGACATCACCGCTGGCATCGTCCTCGTTGAAGAAGCGGGCGGCAAAGTCACCGCCTATGATGGCAGTCCGCAAGACCTAGGGAGCGGCCGTCTCTTAGCCACCAACAGTCATCTGCATCCAGAGATGATAACCCAGCTCGCTCGAGTTTCTCCCTATCCTGAGAAAATGCTGCCCCTCTGA
- a CDS encoding J domain-containing protein, whose protein sequence is MSFNLDQGLFQLDFTDHHAILGVSIDANSREIRKRYMRIAKFLHPDSGNASTPEEKEQASQVLSKLVNPAYEKLTQDKEVKEYMVMLKLKGQQANQQGAGDQLQSDVAKKLAQSKNVEAEYKQALADVAARQYESLNNFTESTGEISELNLVYLMRLGGQNIPAPSQSKSSKPKASSAAKPAPAAPPPPPKVEKKSPVEGYYGRAKELVDKQNFPKAILELRDALKFDPTNSDCHTLLGEIYLKQKQHTMAKVHLNKALEGQPNNEQAMVLKQKVEAAVRKKASGGTGKNDPKAGQGIKIFGITIGGGKKK, encoded by the coding sequence ATGTCTTTTAACCTTGACCAAGGCTTATTCCAACTTGACTTCACCGACCATCACGCCATCTTAGGGGTTTCTATTGATGCGAATAGTCGGGAAATCCGCAAACGTTATATGCGTATTGCCAAGTTCTTGCATCCCGATAGCGGAAATGCTTCTACTCCTGAGGAAAAAGAACAAGCAAGCCAAGTTCTTTCCAAACTGGTGAATCCTGCCTACGAGAAACTCACTCAGGATAAAGAAGTTAAAGAATACATGGTGATGCTGAAGCTGAAAGGACAGCAAGCGAACCAGCAAGGAGCGGGCGACCAACTGCAAAGCGATGTTGCGAAAAAGTTAGCTCAATCGAAAAATGTAGAAGCGGAGTATAAGCAAGCTCTTGCCGATGTCGCCGCTCGCCAATACGAATCTTTAAACAACTTTACCGAAAGCACGGGAGAGATTAGCGAACTCAACCTAGTTTATCTCATGCGTCTTGGAGGCCAAAACATTCCGGCTCCGAGCCAATCAAAATCCTCCAAACCCAAAGCCTCCAGCGCTGCCAAACCGGCCCCGGCAGCACCGCCTCCCCCTCCCAAAGTTGAGAAAAAATCGCCGGTAGAGGGGTACTACGGCCGAGCTAAAGAGCTGGTTGACAAGCAGAATTTTCCCAAGGCGATCTTGGAGTTGCGGGATGCTCTCAAATTTGACCCTACCAACAGCGACTGTCATACTCTGCTCGGAGAAATTTATCTGAAGCAAAAGCAGCACACCATGGCCAAAGTACACCTGAATAAAGCCCTGGAAGGCCAGCCCAACAACGAACAAGCCATGGTCTTGAAGCAGAAGGTTGAGGCTGCGGTTCGTAAAAAAGCCAGTGGCGGAACTGGAAAAAACGATCCAAAGGCCGGTCAAGGGATTAAGATATTCGGGATTACGATTGGTGGTGGGAAGAAAAAATAA
- a CDS encoding ATP phosphoribosyltransferase regulatory subunit, which yields MVYQSPQGARDLLPLDVAQKNWVEDRLHQVFHHWGYHQIITSTLERLDTLMAGGAIARSSVIQLQDAREQLGLRPEVTASIARTAATRRYVDEAEVSNPKRFYYSANVFQRSPKGEYGRQQEFYQAGVELLGAAGVAGDSEILLLLADCLESLELPANEWRIAIGEAGLTQSLLSAFPPELQPALRKAISTLDYIELQNLVRAEDLSTQLQELALLLFDLRGEPTEVLEKLSQLDLNENEQERLSYLKTLVDLLQQSRRDRDSLPIILDLSLIRTFDYYSGLVFEVASCQGHNVKPLGQGGRYDGLVGIYHPQGQSLAGIGFCLNIEALQQVLQNGDRLPKEIRASDWLIVPETPQARAAAFAYAQTLRAKDLHIRVQVNLIDRETPDAVRQYARGRRIDRIAWIDAEGEATLEQLGQR from the coding sequence ATGGTGTATCAATCTCCTCAAGGTGCGCGGGATCTGCTCCCCTTGGATGTGGCCCAAAAAAATTGGGTGGAAGACCGCTTGCATCAAGTGTTTCATCACTGGGGATATCATCAGATCATTACCTCAACGTTAGAGAGACTCGATACGTTGATGGCCGGTGGAGCGATCGCCAGATCGAGCGTGATTCAACTGCAAGATGCTCGGGAACAGCTCGGACTGCGACCGGAAGTGACGGCTTCTATTGCCCGGACGGCGGCAACGCGCCGGTATGTGGATGAAGCGGAAGTGAGCAACCCGAAGCGGTTTTATTACAGTGCTAACGTGTTTCAGCGATCGCCCAAAGGCGAATACGGACGGCAACAGGAGTTCTATCAAGCTGGGGTCGAATTGTTAGGAGCAGCCGGTGTTGCTGGAGATAGCGAAATTTTGTTATTGCTGGCTGATTGTTTGGAGTCTCTCGAGTTACCCGCCAATGAGTGGCGCATTGCCATCGGCGAAGCTGGGTTAACCCAATCTCTACTGTCTGCATTTCCACCAGAGCTACAACCGGCTCTGAGAAAGGCGATCTCTACCCTAGATTATATAGAATTACAAAACCTGGTGCGCGCTGAGGATTTATCCACTCAGTTGCAAGAGCTAGCTCTGTTATTATTCGATCTGCGCGGCGAACCGACAGAGGTCTTGGAGAAACTCAGTCAGCTCGATTTAAATGAGAACGAGCAAGAGCGCCTAAGTTATCTCAAAACCCTGGTAGACTTGCTGCAACAGAGTCGCCGCGATCGCGACAGCTTACCGATTATTCTCGATTTAAGTTTAATTCGTACTTTTGATTATTACAGCGGTTTGGTCTTTGAGGTCGCTAGTTGCCAAGGACACAATGTCAAACCTTTGGGACAAGGAGGACGCTACGATGGCCTGGTGGGTATCTATCATCCCCAAGGGCAAAGTTTAGCCGGAATTGGCTTTTGTTTGAATATTGAAGCCTTGCAACAGGTCTTGCAAAACGGCGATCGCCTGCCGAAAGAAATTCGGGCCAGTGACTGGTTAATCGTACCCGAAACTCCTCAAGCTCGTGCTGCGGCCTTTGCCTATGCCCAAACCTTACGCGCCAAAGACCTGCACATTCGCGTACAGGTGAACCTCATCGACCGGGAAACCCCAGATGCGGTTCGCCAATATGCCCGAGGGCGGCGTATTGACCGCATTGCCTGGATTGATGCTGAAGGCGAAGCGACCCTCGAGCAGCTCGGTCAACGTTGA
- a CDS encoding DUF6887 family protein, with product MKSDFDMMTMAELKQYVLEHRNDLAAFQALMDRVDAQPQDRVYGEVDPKNFALLLEQHRHRDRE from the coding sequence ATGAAATCTGACTTTGACATGATGACAATGGCAGAACTAAAACAATACGTTCTCGAACATAGAAATGACCTCGCCGCATTTCAAGCATTAATGGATCGCGTTGATGCTCAACCCCAAGATCGAGTCTATGGAGAAGTAGATCCGAAGAATTTTGCTCTACTGCTCGAACAGCACCGTCACCGCGATCGCGAATAA
- a CDS encoding thermonuclease family protein — protein sequence MKIGRFILPILLAGCLSYSGCQANQTPSGTPVIVLRAIGGHSLEVLPEGGSATQTARLLGISAPSLEQEPWGKAAKEALEQQVKGKTVILEYDREKEDRYQRQLVYVWHEEQLINEEMVKQGYALAEEWFPNTRYSQRLQYAGQRARILELGIWNTDNPMGLTPQQFRRQTSPSTQKSSP from the coding sequence ATGAAGATCGGAAGATTTATCTTACCAATTCTGCTCGCAGGGTGTCTGAGTTACTCGGGATGCCAAGCAAACCAGACCCCCTCCGGAACCCCCGTCATCGTCTTGCGGGCGATCGGCGGACATTCCCTAGAGGTGCTCCCCGAAGGTGGATCGGCAACGCAAACCGCTCGCTTGCTCGGCATTAGCGCTCCTTCACTGGAACAAGAACCTTGGGGAAAAGCAGCCAAGGAAGCCCTGGAGCAACAGGTGAAAGGAAAAACTGTTATTCTCGAATACGATCGCGAGAAAGAAGACCGCTACCAGCGTCAACTGGTTTACGTTTGGCATGAGGAACAATTGATTAACGAAGAGATGGTCAAACAAGGGTATGCTTTAGCTGAGGAATGGTTTCCGAATACTCGATATAGCCAGCGACTCCAGTACGCCGGGCAACGAGCCAGAATTCTGGAGTTAGGAATTTGGAATACGGACAACCCCATGGGCCTCACTCCACAACAATTTCGCCGTCAAACATCGCCCTCAACCCAAAAGTCATCCCCTTGA
- the hpnA gene encoding hopanoid-associated sugar epimerase — protein sequence MRAFVTGGTGFVGANLVRSLLQQNYQVRALVRPQSCRANLDSLEIETVVGDFHSSDLAEKMQGCQVLFHCGARYSLWQNDKDALYRDNVLGTRQVLAAARHAGVERTVYTSSVAAIGVSENGTPVDETHQSPVEDLIGAYKKSKYWAEREADNAVKLGQDIVIVNPSTPIGPWDRKPTPTGDIILRFLQGNMPAYVETGLNFIDVRDVAIAHILALENGKKGDRYILGHQNLTLKTFLNHLSQTTGIPAPTQTLPLWLPLTVAWIDEQILAPLGKPPSVPLDGVRMSQHPMYYNAAKAVRELGLPQSDIAIAINDAVQWFREYIPQLP from the coding sequence ATGAGAGCATTTGTCACGGGAGGAACGGGATTTGTCGGCGCCAACTTAGTGCGATCGCTCCTCCAGCAAAATTACCAAGTTCGCGCCTTAGTTCGTCCGCAAAGCTGTCGCGCTAACCTCGATAGTTTGGAGATTGAAACCGTTGTTGGAGATTTCCACTCTTCCGACTTAGCAGAAAAAATGCAAGGATGTCAGGTATTGTTTCATTGCGGCGCGCGCTATTCCTTGTGGCAAAACGACAAAGATGCGCTCTATCGCGATAACGTATTGGGAACCCGTCAGGTGCTGGCGGCAGCGCGACACGCGGGAGTCGAGCGTACGGTATATACTAGCTCGGTGGCGGCGATCGGAGTTAGCGAGAATGGGACTCCCGTAGACGAAACCCATCAAAGTCCGGTAGAAGATTTGATTGGAGCTTATAAGAAATCGAAATATTGGGCGGAGCGAGAAGCTGACAACGCGGTTAAACTGGGTCAAGATATTGTTATCGTCAATCCGAGTACTCCCATCGGTCCTTGGGATCGGAAACCGACGCCTACCGGAGATATTATTCTGCGGTTTTTGCAGGGGAATATGCCGGCTTATGTGGAGACGGGATTAAACTTTATCGACGTGCGGGATGTGGCGATCGCGCATATCCTAGCATTAGAGAACGGAAAAAAGGGCGATCGCTACATCCTCGGCCATCAAAATCTTACCCTCAAAACCTTCCTCAACCATCTGTCCCAAACTACAGGTATTCCGGCACCAACGCAAACCCTTCCGCTATGGCTGCCACTAACGGTAGCCTGGATAGACGAACAGATCCTCGCACCTCTAGGGAAACCGCCTTCCGTTCCCCTCGATGGCGTGCGCATGTCGCAACATCCCATGTATTACAATGCCGCGAAAGCCGTTCGGGAGCTGGGTTTGCCCCAATCCGATATCGCGATCGCCATCAACGATGCGGTACAGTGGTTTAGAGAATATATTCCCCAATTACCCTAA
- a CDS encoding glycosyltransferase family 39 protein yields the protein MPLQKVLGERVRLLGSKRSHLSRFKIRNNPAIALVLIWLVTAVNDRLWFAIDRRIPAWDQADYLNWVLEYWHILQTPEWFSGEWWYQFWLASPKIPPLVYATAAPFLSWFGRSPDATTLVMLFYSAILILSVYGLGRKLGNSRMGLWSAGLCTLLPGLYRYRLDFLLDYPLAAMVAFSLLHVTLWHFSDSSKHRDRWILAILMGISIGLALLSKQTALFFLFTPIAISGISTLYHRQWQRFLQWLSAMAVALLILYPWVRTNWLLILTSGKRATVDSAIAEGDPALHTLDAWLYYWKAIPELVSWPLLLMPIIGAIGFAIAKFTKSSDRQTQNQLIPERNKVLFLGGCLVGAYLLCSLNVNKDIRYILPALPLLCVPLAWGLCQWESLSQKWAPKVRWGTIGLASLLLLLNLYPLGGARLTQWLSPRATYYPYWGSPAPHAEIIDEIIATEPYLKSNVGVLPSTPTINQHNINYYGQLQDFQVHGRQVGTNSEYTVQDGRSLSWFITKTGDPGSVPSLAQQQITQFIETSGLFAPHRSWPLDDGSTLTLHHQTTPSVQVIPLEQNLSEVRLYNLYVSSPSPPGYPVPVTYQWRGPWRDLRSGLVLVTWYRESDNSIAWIHDHGFGMGRLYAAEAIAPNTTVQVTELTSMLPPADLEPGNYRLEIEYLPDRNPETTARPISLPPISITLSSEAPPQPASELDLSTQFRTLAATLSQGPVALDRIFAEIGRINQYDANQDYLLQCDRALSYRLQTYGDNPDWWYGVVLSRVLRQDIPGAISAINSLITLEPNNPYPHAYLAVVYLYNWQPQNAQNALEVALQLNPDEPEIQALHAISLAMQGRLLKAWQLVQTLSPDN from the coding sequence ATGCCTCTACAAAAAGTATTGGGCGAGCGAGTGAGACTATTGGGGAGTAAACGGAGCCATTTATCTCGATTCAAAATTAGGAATAACCCAGCGATCGCATTAGTCTTAATTTGGCTGGTAACCGCCGTTAACGATCGCCTCTGGTTTGCGATCGATCGCCGCATTCCCGCTTGGGACCAGGCGGACTATCTCAACTGGGTCTTGGAATATTGGCACATTCTGCAAACTCCGGAGTGGTTTTCTGGCGAGTGGTGGTATCAGTTTTGGCTGGCTTCTCCCAAAATTCCGCCTCTAGTGTACGCGACGGCTGCGCCATTTCTGAGCTGGTTTGGGCGATCGCCGGATGCGACAACTTTAGTCATGCTCTTCTATAGCGCGATTCTCATCCTCTCGGTCTATGGGTTAGGCAGGAAACTGGGGAATTCGCGCATGGGTTTATGGTCGGCAGGATTGTGTACTTTATTGCCGGGACTCTATCGCTATCGCCTCGATTTTCTTCTCGACTATCCCCTGGCGGCCATGGTTGCTTTTAGTCTTCTCCATGTGACGCTCTGGCATTTCTCTGACTCGAGCAAACATCGCGATCGCTGGATTCTGGCTATCCTCATGGGAATTTCCATCGGACTGGCACTACTGAGCAAACAAACGGCCTTATTTTTCCTCTTCACCCCGATCGCTATTTCCGGCATCAGTACGCTCTATCATCGACAGTGGCAGCGCTTCTTGCAATGGTTGTCTGCTATGGCTGTTGCCCTCCTCATACTCTACCCTTGGGTGCGCACTAACTGGTTGCTAATTCTCACGTCTGGGAAACGAGCAACCGTAGATTCTGCGATCGCTGAAGGAGACCCCGCACTGCATACTCTCGATGCTTGGCTCTATTATTGGAAAGCTATTCCAGAGTTAGTCTCTTGGCCCTTATTGCTGATGCCAATTATCGGCGCGATCGGTTTTGCTATTGCGAAGTTTACCAAATCGAGCGATCGCCAAACACAAAACCAGCTTATCCCAGAACGGAATAAGGTTCTCTTCCTCGGCGGATGTTTAGTCGGCGCTTATTTGCTCTGTTCTCTCAACGTCAATAAAGATATCCGTTATATCCTTCCCGCGCTTCCTCTGCTCTGCGTTCCCTTAGCCTGGGGACTATGTCAGTGGGAGAGTCTCAGTCAAAAATGGGCCCCGAAGGTACGGTGGGGAACCATAGGATTAGCCAGTCTTCTACTGCTGCTCAATCTCTATCCTTTGGGAGGCGCGCGCTTAACTCAATGGTTGAGTCCGAGGGCAACCTACTATCCCTATTGGGGTTCGCCTGCACCTCATGCGGAAATTATTGATGAAATTATTGCCACAGAACCGTACTTAAAATCTAATGTTGGGGTTTTGCCGTCTACGCCAACGATTAATCAGCATAATATTAACTACTACGGTCAATTACAAGACTTTCAAGTCCACGGCCGGCAAGTGGGGACGAATAGCGAGTATACCGTACAGGATGGGCGATCGCTCTCTTGGTTTATTACGAAAACTGGCGATCCGGGATCGGTTCCCAGTTTAGCGCAACAGCAGATAACTCAATTTATCGAAACTAGTGGTTTGTTTGCACCCCATCGCAGTTGGCCCCTCGATGATGGAAGTACTCTCACGCTGCATCATCAAACGACTCCATCAGTCCAAGTTATTCCCTTAGAGCAAAACTTATCGGAAGTTCGGCTTTATAATCTGTATGTTTCCAGTCCGTCTCCTCCAGGATATCCGGTTCCGGTGACCTATCAATGGCGCGGCCCCTGGCGGGATTTGCGATCGGGATTAGTCTTAGTCACGTGGTATCGCGAGAGCGACAATAGTATTGCCTGGATACACGACCATGGCTTTGGTATGGGAAGATTGTATGCGGCTGAGGCGATCGCTCCCAATACTACAGTACAAGTAACGGAGCTGACTTCCATGTTACCGCCAGCGGATCTGGAACCGGGAAACTATCGCCTAGAGATAGAATATTTACCAGACCGCAACCCGGAAACTACGGCACGACCCATTTCTCTACCGCCGATTTCGATTACCTTATCTTCAGAAGCGCCACCGCAACCGGCTTCCGAACTGGACTTATCCACCCAGTTTCGCACCTTAGCCGCAACCCTCTCTCAAGGACCTGTCGCTCTCGATCGCATTTTCGCTGAAATCGGTCGCATCAATCAATACGACGCGAACCAAGATTACTTACTGCAATGCGATCGCGCCCTAAGTTATCGCTTGCAGACTTATGGCGATAATCCAGACTGGTGGTATGGGGTAGTGCTCTCGCGAGTCTTGCGCCAAGATATACCCGGAGCAATTTCCGCGATTAATTCTCTCATTACCCTAGAACCAAATAATCCCTATCCCCATGCCTATTTAGCCGTAGTCTATCTTTACAACTGGCAACCGCAAAACGCACAAAACGCACTAGAAGTTGCCTTACAGCTCAATCCTGACGAGCCAGAAATTCAAGCCTTACATGCCATTTCTCTCGCCATGCAAGGCCGTTTGCTGAAAGCGTGGCAACTGGTGCAAACCCTTTCTCCCGACAATTAA
- a CDS encoding DUF6888 family protein, with protein MPTTQQVLRCFQFCQNLTTMYLSVDMVRLDERTGNAIIMAGEEILIEVYPNGNWRFINEI; from the coding sequence TTGCCAACAACTCAACAAGTACTGAGATGCTTCCAGTTTTGTCAAAACCTCACTACTATGTACCTTTCTGTGGATATGGTACGTTTAGATGAGAGAACTGGAAATGCCATAATAATGGCAGGAGAAGAGATTTTAATTGAAGTCTACCCTAATGGAAATTGGAGATTCATAAATGAAATCTGA